In the genome of bacterium, one region contains:
- the hslU gene encoding ATP-dependent protease ATPase subunit HslU → MTSEPTASAEALERLDSLTPREIVAELDKFVVGQHAAKRAVAIALRNRWRRQQLSPEVAEEIQPKNILMIGSTGVGKTEIARRLARLAKAPFLKVEASKFTEVGYVGRDVESMIRDLVEIAVAMIREEKRGAVRESAAQKAEDRLLQLLIPVPAPSPEVEPATDFSETIERFRTKLRSGSLDERMVEVEVEDNSGPSFEMFTPQGVEEVGINLKEMMPGLFGRRQKQQMTVREAREILEQQEAEKLIDRQQVSRDARRRVEQGGILFLDEIDKIAGRESQHGPDVSREGVQRDLLPIVEGSTVTTKYGAVKTDHILFIAAGAFHISKPSDLIPELQGRLPIRVELDSLTEDDFVRILTEPETALTKQYQALLSTESVSLDFQDDAIREIAKLAVEVNQNTENIGARRLATLLERVLDEVSFEAPDMGGVSVTIDSSYVRRAIAELVEDQDLSRYVL, encoded by the coding sequence ATGACGTCGGAACCTACAGCTTCCGCCGAGGCGCTCGAACGCCTCGACAGCCTGACGCCGCGCGAAATAGTGGCGGAGCTGGACAAGTTCGTCGTCGGCCAGCACGCGGCCAAGCGCGCGGTGGCCATCGCTTTGCGAAACCGCTGGCGCCGCCAGCAGCTCAGTCCCGAGGTAGCCGAAGAGATCCAGCCCAAGAACATCCTCATGATCGGCTCGACAGGCGTCGGCAAAACCGAGATCGCGCGACGCCTGGCGCGGCTGGCGAAGGCGCCCTTCTTGAAGGTCGAAGCGAGCAAGTTCACCGAGGTGGGCTATGTCGGCCGGGATGTCGAGTCCATGATCCGCGATCTCGTCGAGATCGCGGTGGCGATGATCCGCGAGGAAAAACGCGGCGCCGTGCGGGAGAGCGCCGCCCAGAAGGCCGAGGACCGCCTCCTGCAGCTGTTGATTCCGGTGCCGGCACCGTCACCCGAGGTCGAGCCGGCGACCGATTTTTCGGAGACGATCGAGAGGTTCCGGACCAAGCTGCGTTCCGGGTCTCTCGACGAGCGCATGGTCGAAGTCGAGGTCGAGGACAATTCCGGGCCCAGCTTCGAGATGTTCACCCCTCAGGGCGTGGAGGAGGTCGGTATCAACTTGAAGGAGATGATGCCCGGACTCTTCGGCCGGCGTCAGAAACAGCAGATGACCGTGCGCGAAGCACGCGAGATTCTGGAGCAGCAGGAAGCCGAGAAGCTGATCGATCGCCAGCAGGTGAGCCGGGATGCCAGGCGCCGGGTCGAGCAGGGTGGCATCCTCTTCCTCGACGAGATCGACAAGATCGCGGGTAGGGAATCGCAACACGGGCCGGACGTGTCACGTGAAGGAGTTCAGCGCGATCTACTTCCCATCGTCGAAGGCTCGACGGTTACCACCAAGTACGGAGCGGTGAAGACCGATCACATTCTCTTTATCGCGGCCGGCGCGTTTCACATATCGAAACCGTCCGATCTGATTCCGGAGCTTCAAGGCCGGCTGCCGATCCGAGTCGAGCTCGATTCCTTGACCGAGGACGACTTCGTGAGAATCCTCACCGAGCCCGAGACCGCCTTGACCAAGCAATACCAGGCGCTGCTCTCGACCGAGAGTGTGAGCCTGGACTTTCAGGATGACGCGATTCGAGAGATCGCGAAACTCGCGGTCGAGGTCAATCAGAACACCGAGAATATTGGAGCGCGAAGGCTCGCCACATTGCTCGAACGCGTGCTCGACGAGGTTTCCTTCGAGGCCCCGGACATGGGCGGCGTGAGCGTTACAATCGATTCCAGCTACGTCCGACGAGCGATCGCCGAGCTTGTGGAAGACCAGGATCTGAGCCGCTATGTCCTTTGA
- the hslV gene encoding ATP-dependent protease subunit HslV has protein sequence MTEVRSTTVLLVRRDDQVCLVSDGQVTVQNTVIKGTASKVKRAGKGQVLVGFAGGAADALALFSRFEAKLEEYQRNLERAVVELAKDWRTDRAMRQLQAQMIVADKERSFLVSGNGDLLQPDDGLLSIGSGSNYALAAARALLSHTDLSARQVAEEAMKVAADICVFTNYNLTIEEL, from the coding sequence ATGACCGAGGTTCGCTCCACCACCGTTCTGCTGGTCCGGCGTGACGACCAGGTCTGTCTGGTCTCAGACGGCCAGGTCACGGTTCAGAACACCGTCATCAAGGGCACGGCGAGCAAAGTCAAGCGCGCGGGCAAGGGCCAGGTTCTGGTGGGCTTCGCCGGCGGGGCCGCCGATGCCTTGGCGCTCTTTTCGCGCTTCGAAGCCAAGCTGGAAGAGTATCAGCGCAACCTCGAACGCGCCGTCGTCGAGCTGGCTAAAGACTGGCGTACCGATCGTGCTATGCGTCAGCTTCAGGCCCAGATGATCGTCGCCGACAAAGAACGGAGTTTCCTGGTTTCCGGAAACGGCGACCTGCTGCAGCCGGACGACGGCCTGCTGTCGATCGGATCGGGTTCGAACTACGCTCTCGCCGCCGCTCGCGCCCTGCTTTCCCACACCGACCTCTCGGCGCGTCAGGTTGCCGAAGAAGCGATGAAAGTAGCCGCCGATATCTGCGTTTTCACCAACTACAACCTGACGATCGAGGAGCTTTGA